The following coding sequences are from one Streptomyces angustmyceticus window:
- a CDS encoding NYN domain-containing protein, whose product MVDRPEGEPGERRAQAPEGAGDEVLDRPLPEGVRRRVVALTAESFGALSLAELPPPLRQYARFTPTRRAKFAGNAMAAALESDAVFRQRIAGKLREAQSELVAALEHGTPPAAADPLDVAAAAYVLRPEGWVKLVAAAGEEAQRARAERAGEEAERELARLREELAQARGEARTEADRIRVDLDAARKENESLRRKLRSALSDVKRGEAAVRKAEAAVADVRDRAATEKTAADSEVRRLKARIAEAETALETSRRSAREGRSVEDMRLRLLLDTVLDAAQGLRRELALPPASVHPADTVEAVAPGRMTPKDIAARALSETDPALLDQLLALPQAHLVVDGYNVTKTGYPTMPLDKQRLRLLGGLAVLAAQTGAEMTCVFDGAELAAPVLLAPPRGVRVLFSKPGVTADELIRQLVRAEPPGRPVVVVSTDREVADGVAKAGARPVASALLLKRLART is encoded by the coding sequence GTGGTGGACCGTCCAGAAGGGGAGCCGGGGGAGCGGCGTGCCCAGGCACCGGAGGGTGCGGGCGACGAGGTGCTCGACCGTCCGCTGCCCGAGGGCGTACGGCGCCGTGTCGTGGCGCTCACCGCGGAGTCGTTCGGCGCGCTGTCCCTCGCCGAACTCCCGCCCCCGCTGCGGCAGTACGCCCGGTTCACCCCGACGCGTCGGGCGAAGTTCGCCGGCAACGCGATGGCCGCGGCGCTGGAGAGCGACGCGGTCTTCCGGCAGCGGATCGCGGGCAAGCTGCGCGAGGCGCAGTCGGAGCTGGTCGCGGCGCTGGAGCACGGCACCCCGCCCGCGGCGGCCGATCCGCTCGATGTCGCGGCGGCCGCCTATGTGCTGCGCCCCGAGGGCTGGGTCAAGCTCGTCGCGGCGGCCGGCGAGGAGGCGCAGCGGGCGCGCGCCGAGCGGGCCGGCGAGGAGGCCGAACGGGAGCTGGCCAGGCTGCGCGAGGAGCTGGCGCAGGCGCGCGGCGAGGCCCGTACGGAGGCCGACCGGATCCGGGTGGACCTGGACGCGGCCCGCAAGGAGAACGAGTCGCTGCGGCGCAAGCTGCGCAGCGCGCTGAGCGACGTCAAGCGCGGTGAGGCCGCGGTGCGCAAGGCCGAGGCGGCCGTCGCGGACGTACGGGACCGGGCGGCGACGGAGAAGACCGCGGCCGACAGTGAGGTGCGCCGGCTCAAGGCGCGGATCGCCGAGGCGGAGACGGCGCTGGAGACCAGCCGGCGCTCCGCCCGCGAGGGCCGCAGCGTCGAGGACATGCGGCTGCGGCTGCTGCTGGACACGGTCCTGGACGCGGCCCAGGGGCTGCGCCGCGAGCTGGCACTGCCGCCCGCCAGCGTCCACCCGGCGGACACCGTCGAGGCGGTCGCGCCGGGGCGGATGACGCCCAAGGACATCGCGGCGCGGGCGCTGTCGGAGACGGACCCGGCGCTGCTGGACCAGCTTCTGGCGCTGCCGCAGGCACATTTGGTGGTGGACGGCTACAACGTCACCAAAACCGGCTATCCGACCATGCCGCTGGACAAGCAGCGGCTGCGGCTGCTGGGCGGCCTCGCGGTGCTGGCGGCGCAGACCGGCGCGGAGATGACCTGTGTCTTCGACGGGGCGGAGCTGGCGGCCCCGGTGCTGCTCGCGCCGCCGCGCGGGGTCCGGGTCCTGTTCAGCAAACCGGGCGTAACGGCCGATGAGTTGATTCGTCAGCTGGTTCGGGCCGAACCGCCCGGACGCCCGGTGGTCGTGGTCTCCACGGACCGGGAGGTGGCCGACGGCGTGGCGAAGGCCGGGGCGCGTCCGGTGGCATCGGCGCTGCTGCTCAAGCGACTTGCCCGGACCTGA
- the trpD gene encoding anthranilate phosphoribosyltransferase: MNVATPLGGDSVAAHTWPGVLNALLDGRDLAAEDTAWAMDRIMRGEASDAQIAGFAVALRAKGETVAEISGLVRTMYEHARLIEVPGPTVDIVGTGGDGAKTVNISTMSSIVVAGTGARVVKHGNRAASSASGASDVLEKLGVNLDLTPRRVTEVAQEAGITFCFAVKFHPSLRHVANARAQLGIRTTFNVLGPLTNPAKVRAQATGVADARMAPILAGVLAERGSSALVFRGDDGLDELTTTATSRVWIVRDGTVREESFDPRDVGIPLVPVEALRGADASYNAEVARRLLDGETGPVRDAVLLNSAAALVALEPADAPLAQQIRAGIDRAATAIDSGAARQALERWVTASNT, from the coding sequence ATGAACGTTGCGACCCCCCTCGGCGGCGACAGCGTGGCGGCCCACACCTGGCCCGGCGTCCTCAACGCCCTGCTCGACGGCCGGGACCTCGCCGCGGAGGACACCGCGTGGGCGATGGACCGGATCATGCGGGGCGAGGCCAGCGACGCCCAGATCGCCGGCTTCGCGGTGGCACTGCGGGCCAAGGGCGAGACCGTCGCCGAGATCTCCGGGCTCGTCCGGACCATGTACGAGCACGCCCGGCTGATCGAGGTTCCGGGACCGACCGTGGACATCGTCGGCACCGGCGGCGACGGCGCCAAGACCGTCAACATCTCCACGATGTCCTCGATCGTGGTGGCCGGCACCGGCGCCCGGGTCGTCAAGCACGGCAACCGCGCGGCGTCCTCGGCCAGCGGCGCCTCCGACGTCCTGGAGAAGCTCGGCGTCAACCTCGACCTCACCCCCCGGCGGGTCACCGAGGTCGCCCAGGAGGCGGGCATCACCTTCTGCTTCGCGGTGAAGTTCCACCCCTCGCTGCGGCACGTCGCCAACGCCCGCGCCCAGCTCGGCATCCGCACCACGTTCAACGTGCTGGGCCCACTGACCAACCCCGCCAAGGTCCGCGCCCAGGCCACCGGCGTCGCGGACGCGCGGATGGCACCGATCCTGGCCGGGGTGCTCGCCGAGCGCGGCTCGTCGGCGCTGGTCTTCCGCGGCGACGACGGCCTCGACGAGCTGACCACCACCGCGACCTCCCGGGTCTGGATCGTCCGGGACGGCACGGTGCGCGAGGAGTCCTTCGACCCTCGGGACGTGGGGATCCCCCTGGTGCCGGTGGAGGCGCTGCGCGGCGCGGACGCCTCGTACAACGCGGAGGTGGCCCGCCGGCTGCTGGACGGGGAGACCGGCCCGGTGCGTGACGCGGTGCTGCTGAACTCCGCGGCGGCGCTGGTCGCGCTGGAACCCGCCGACGCCCCGCTGGCCCAGCAGATCAGGGCCGGCATCGACCGGGCCGCCACGGCCATCGACTCCGGAGCGGCCCGCCAGGCCCTGGAACGCTGGGTGACCGCCAGCAACACCTGA
- a CDS encoding aminotransferase class V-fold PLP-dependent enzyme, producing the protein MSVSAVAADRSVCAPLPVLGRDVLVPLVTGGEVDYAALDYAASAPALQRVWDDVAAYAPYYGSVHRGAGYLSQLSTDLFENSRRTIEKFLGCGTEDQVVFTRSTTDSLNLLASVLPQDTRVFVFETEHHASLLPWEQRADTTVTYLDAPRTPRQAVDTLEKALAERDPYGPALVCVTGASNVTGELWPVRELAAAAHAHGARIVLDAAQLVPHHPVDIAELDVDWVAFSGHKLYAPFGAGVLAGRADWLQAADPYLAGGGASRKVSRRTDGGVDVEWHTTAARHEAGSPNVIGAYAIASACQALTEAGFDDLVAREQDLIARLRAGLAEVPEVNVLSLFGDDAARVGVLSFVVEGWNSSHFAAALSAEYGIGVRDGLFCAHPLVRTLLGSAPQDPGECGAPDAAPGESSLNAIRVSVGVGTPDEHVDRFVHAVKELVTNGARWNYHTEDGRCVPARSAV; encoded by the coding sequence ATGTCTGTTTCCGCCGTTGCCGCCGACCGCTCCGTCTGTGCCCCGCTGCCCGTCCTCGGCCGGGACGTCCTCGTCCCGCTGGTGACCGGCGGCGAGGTCGACTACGCCGCGCTGGACTACGCCGCCAGCGCCCCCGCGCTGCAGCGGGTCTGGGACGACGTGGCGGCCTACGCCCCGTACTACGGCAGCGTGCACCGCGGCGCCGGGTACCTCTCGCAGCTCTCCACCGACCTCTTCGAGAACAGCCGCCGCACCATCGAGAAGTTCCTCGGCTGCGGCACCGAGGACCAGGTGGTCTTCACCCGCTCGACCACCGACTCCCTCAACCTGCTCGCCTCCGTCCTCCCGCAGGACACCCGGGTGTTCGTCTTCGAGACCGAGCACCACGCCTCCCTGCTGCCGTGGGAGCAGCGCGCGGACACCACCGTGACCTACCTCGACGCGCCCCGCACCCCGCGGCAGGCGGTCGACACCCTGGAGAAGGCACTGGCCGAGCGCGACCCCTACGGGCCGGCGCTGGTCTGTGTGACCGGTGCGTCCAACGTCACCGGTGAACTGTGGCCGGTGCGGGAGCTGGCGGCCGCCGCGCACGCGCACGGCGCGCGGATCGTGCTGGACGCGGCCCAGCTCGTCCCGCACCACCCCGTGGACATCGCCGAACTGGACGTCGACTGGGTCGCCTTCTCCGGCCACAAGCTGTACGCGCCGTTCGGCGCCGGCGTGCTGGCCGGCCGCGCGGACTGGCTGCAGGCCGCCGACCCCTACCTGGCCGGCGGCGGCGCCAGCCGCAAGGTCTCCCGGCGCACGGACGGGGGCGTCGACGTCGAGTGGCACACCACCGCCGCCCGGCACGAGGCCGGTTCGCCCAACGTCATCGGCGCCTACGCCATCGCCTCCGCCTGCCAGGCCCTGACCGAGGCCGGCTTCGACGACCTGGTCGCCCGCGAACAGGACCTCATCGCCCGCCTCCGCGCCGGCCTGGCCGAGGTGCCCGAGGTCAACGTGCTCTCCCTCTTCGGCGACGACGCGGCACGCGTCGGCGTCCTCTCCTTCGTCGTCGAGGGCTGGAACAGCTCGCACTTCGCCGCCGCCCTGTCGGCCGAGTACGGCATCGGCGTCCGCGACGGCCTCTTCTGCGCCCACCCCCTCGTCCGCACCCTCCTCGGCAGCGCCCCCCAGGACCCCGGCGAGTGCGGCGCCCCCGACGCGGCCCCTGGCGAGAGCTCCCTCAACGCCATCCGCGTCAGCGTGGGCGTCGGCACGCCGGACGAGCATGTCGACCGCTTCGTCCACGCCGTCAAGGAACTGGTCACGAACGGCGCCCGCTGGAACTACCACACGGAGGACGGCCGTTGCGTGCCCGCGCGAAGCGCGGTGTGA
- the qcrB gene encoding cytochrome bc1 complex cytochrome b subunit, producing MSNETTATTTRRGPAPRGERIADWADGRLGIYSLAKSNMRKIFPDHWSFMLGEVALYSFIIIILTGVYLTLFFHPSMAEVTYHGSYVPMQGIRMTQAFESTLDISFDVRGGLLIRQIHHWAALVFLAAMMVHMMRVFFTGAFRKPREVNWLFGFLLFVLGMFTGFTGYSLPDDLLSGTGVRFIEGVILAMPLVGSYLQFFIFGGEFPGHDIIPRFFTVHVLLLPGIMLGLLVAHLILVFYHKHTQFPGAGKTNNNVVGMPLLPVYMAKAGGFFFLVFGVIAAIAAIASINPVWAIGPYRPDQVSTGAQPDWYMGFAEGLVRVMPGWEWNFWGHTVNFGVLIPILVFPLVLVAIAVYPFVESWVRGDKREHHILDRPRNVPTRTGFGVAWLIAYFVMLIGGGNDLWATHFHLSINSITWFVRIAFFVGPVLGFIATKRICLGLQRRDKDKVLHGRESGIIKRLPHGEFIEVHEPLDQEQLHVLTQHEQPAPIELGPEVDENGVARKVSRSQKLRAKLSKSYYGEDNVIAKPTVEEYKEITSGHGHH from the coding sequence ATGAGTAACGAGACAACCGCGACCACCACACGCCGTGGCCCGGCGCCGCGGGGCGAGCGGATCGCGGACTGGGCGGACGGCCGGCTGGGCATCTACAGCCTCGCCAAGTCCAACATGCGCAAGATCTTCCCGGACCACTGGTCCTTCATGCTGGGCGAGGTCGCGCTCTACAGCTTCATCATCATCATCCTGACCGGTGTCTACCTGACGCTGTTCTTCCACCCCAGCATGGCCGAGGTGACCTACCACGGTTCCTATGTGCCCATGCAGGGGATCCGGATGACGCAGGCCTTCGAGTCGACGCTGGACATCAGCTTCGACGTCCGCGGCGGCCTGCTCATCCGCCAGATCCACCACTGGGCCGCGCTGGTCTTCCTGGCCGCGATGATGGTCCACATGATGCGGGTGTTCTTCACCGGCGCCTTCCGCAAGCCGCGCGAGGTCAACTGGCTGTTCGGCTTCCTGCTGTTCGTGCTGGGCATGTTCACCGGCTTCACCGGCTACTCGCTCCCCGACGACCTGCTCTCCGGCACCGGTGTGCGGTTCATCGAGGGCGTCATCCTGGCGATGCCGCTGGTCGGCTCGTACCTGCAGTTCTTCATCTTCGGCGGGGAGTTCCCGGGACACGACATCATCCCGCGGTTCTTCACGGTGCACGTCCTGCTGCTGCCGGGCATCATGCTCGGCCTGCTGGTGGCGCACCTGATCCTGGTCTTCTACCACAAGCACACCCAGTTCCCGGGTGCCGGCAAGACCAACAACAACGTCGTGGGCATGCCGCTGCTGCCGGTCTACATGGCCAAGGCCGGAGGCTTCTTCTTCCTGGTCTTCGGTGTGATCGCCGCGATCGCCGCGATCGCCAGCATCAACCCGGTGTGGGCCATCGGCCCGTACCGCCCCGACCAGGTGTCCACCGGCGCCCAGCCCGACTGGTACATGGGCTTCGCCGAGGGTCTGGTGCGTGTCATGCCGGGCTGGGAGTGGAACTTCTGGGGCCACACCGTCAACTTCGGCGTGCTGATCCCGATCCTGGTCTTCCCGCTGGTCCTGGTCGCGATCGCGGTCTACCCGTTCGTCGAGTCCTGGGTCCGCGGCGACAAGCGCGAGCACCACATCCTGGACCGCCCGCGCAACGTCCCGACCCGTACCGGCTTCGGCGTCGCCTGGCTGATCGCGTACTTCGTGATGCTGATCGGTGGCGGCAACGACCTGTGGGCCACGCACTTCCACCTGTCGATCAACTCGATCACCTGGTTCGTCCGGATCGCGTTCTTCGTCGGGCCGGTGCTGGGCTTCATCGCCACCAAGCGGATCTGCCTGGGTCTGCAGCGGCGCGACAAGGACAAGGTGCTGCACGGCCGCGAGTCCGGCATCATCAAGCGCCTGCCGCACGGTGAGTTCATCGAGGTCCACGAGCCGCTCGACCAGGAGCAGCTGCACGTGCTCACCCAGCACGAGCAGCCCGCCCCGATCGAGCTCGGCCCGGAGGTCGACGAGAACGGTGTGGCACGCAAGGTGTCGCGCTCGCAGAAGCTGCGCGCCAAGCTCTCCAAGAGCTACTACGGCGAGGACAACGTCATCGCCAAGCCCACGGTCGAGGAGTACAAGGAGATCACCAGCGGCCACGGCCACCACTGA
- the qcrA gene encoding cytochrome bc1 complex Rieske iron-sulfur subunit — translation MSETGRHEDVPEETLPTERETAHEGAVATAENPFADPGLPPHEHRAQDIDERAARHSERTVAMLFVVSMVATVAFIASYVAIPIDKIVYIWPIGHISALNFALGLTLGAALFCIGAGAVHWARTLMSDEEVADERHPIEAAPEVKAKVMADFAAGAKESQVGRRKLIRNTMFGALALVPLSGVVLLRDLGPLPGTKLRTTNWKKGVRLVNQSTNLPLRPEDIAVGSLTFAKPEGLEEDDEEFAEKIAKDALMLVRIQPQDIKDKHELSWSHEGIVAYSKICTHVGCPISLYEQQTHHVLCPCHQSTFDLSDGGRVIFGPAGHALPQLHITEKDGFLEAASGFGEPVGPSFWERG, via the coding sequence ATGAGCGAGACTGGACGACACGAAGACGTGCCAGAAGAAACCCTTCCCACTGAGCGGGAGACGGCGCACGAAGGTGCGGTGGCGACGGCGGAGAACCCGTTCGCCGACCCGGGCCTGCCGCCCCACGAGCACCGCGCCCAGGACATCGACGAGCGGGCCGCCCGGCACTCCGAGCGCACCGTGGCGATGCTCTTCGTCGTGTCGATGGTGGCCACGGTCGCCTTCATCGCCTCGTACGTGGCGATCCCGATCGACAAGATCGTCTACATCTGGCCGATCGGTCACATCAGCGCGCTGAACTTCGCGCTCGGTCTGACCCTCGGCGCGGCGCTCTTCTGCATCGGCGCCGGCGCGGTCCACTGGGCCCGCACGCTGATGTCGGACGAGGAGGTCGCCGACGAGCGCCACCCGATCGAGGCCGCCCCCGAGGTCAAGGCCAAGGTCATGGCGGACTTCGCGGCGGGCGCCAAGGAGTCGCAGGTCGGCCGCCGCAAGCTGATCCGCAACACGATGTTCGGCGCGCTGGCCCTGGTGCCGCTCTCCGGCGTCGTGCTGCTGCGCGACCTCGGCCCGCTGCCCGGGACCAAGCTGCGCACCACGAACTGGAAGAAGGGCGTCCGGCTCGTCAACCAGTCCACCAACCTCCCGCTGCGTCCCGAGGACATCGCGGTCGGCTCCCTGACGTTCGCCAAGCCCGAGGGCCTGGAGGAGGACGACGAGGAGTTCGCGGAGAAGATCGCCAAGGACGCCCTGATGCTCGTGCGGATCCAGCCGCAGGACATCAAGGACAAGCACGAACTCTCCTGGTCGCACGAGGGCATCGTGGCGTACTCGAAGATCTGCACCCACGTGGGTTGCCCGATCAGCCTGTACGAGCAGCAGACCCACCACGTGCTCTGCCCCTGCCACCAGTCGACGTTCGACCTCTCTGACGGCGGTCGGGTGATCTTCGGTCCTGCCGGACACGCCCTGCCGCAGCTGCACATCACGGAGAAGGACGGCTTCCTGGAGGCCGCGAGCGGCTTCGGGGAGCCCGTCGGCCCGAGCTTCTGGGAGCGCGGATGA
- the qcrC gene encoding cytochrome bc1 complex diheme cytochrome c subunit: MKKLSARRRHPLAALVVLLFALAVTGGLYAAFAPADKAQADDTAQSLAVKEGKKLFAVGCASCHGTGGQGTSDGPSLVGVGAAAVDFQVGTGRMPAQQPGAQVPRKKNIYTNAQIDQLAAYVASLGPGPSVPAKEQYSSDGADIGKGGELFRTNCAQCHNFTGKGGALTNGKFAPTLEGVDPKHIYEAMETGPQNMPSFGDGSLSKENKKDIIAYLGAVNGDESESPGGLDLGGLGPVSEGLFGYIFGLGALIVVAIWVAARTTKAKKS, encoded by the coding sequence GTGAAAAAGCTCTCCGCACGACGGCGCCATCCGCTGGCGGCGCTCGTCGTCCTACTCTTCGCGCTGGCGGTCACTGGGGGGCTGTACGCCGCGTTCGCGCCGGCGGACAAGGCTCAGGCCGATGACACCGCCCAGTCTCTTGCCGTCAAGGAGGGCAAGAAGCTCTTCGCCGTGGGCTGCGCCAGCTGCCACGGCACCGGCGGTCAGGGCACCTCCGACGGCCCGAGCCTGGTCGGCGTGGGCGCCGCAGCCGTGGACTTCCAGGTGGGCACCGGCCGTATGCCGGCCCAGCAGCCCGGCGCCCAGGTGCCGCGGAAGAAGAACATCTACACCAACGCCCAGATCGACCAGCTCGCGGCCTACGTCGCGTCGCTGGGCCCCGGCCCGAGCGTCCCGGCCAAGGAGCAGTACAGCTCCGACGGTGCCGACATCGGCAAGGGCGGCGAGCTGTTCCGCACCAACTGCGCGCAGTGCCACAACTTCACCGGTAAGGGCGGCGCCCTGACCAACGGCAAGTTCGCACCGACGCTCGAGGGTGTGGACCCCAAGCACATCTACGAGGCCATGGAGACCGGCCCGCAGAACATGCCCTCCTTCGGCGACGGCTCGCTGTCGAAGGAGAACAAGAAGGACATCATCGCGTACCTCGGCGCCGTCAACGGCGATGAATCCGAGAGCCCCGGAGGCCTCGACCTCGGCGGTCTGGGCCCGGTCAGCGAGGGTCTCTTCGGCTACATCTTCGGCCTGGGCGCGCTGATCGTGGTCGCCATCTGGGTCGCAGCCCGGACTACGAAGGCCAAGAAGTCATGA
- a CDS encoding C40 family peptidase: MASHRRPKQPSRTRVTVLTATAAAAVALSSQAAQADPHQSKKDVKSEVDKLYNEAEQATEKYDGVKEQQDKLQKEVDDLQDKVARGQGELNQMRKGLGAVASGQYRSGSIDPSVQLFLSGDPDTYLEKAATLDQLSGKQAEQLKTVADKQRRLAQEREEAAAKIKDLTETRKALGDKKDEIKGKLGKAQQLLNQMTAKERAAMQAEENRANRSNERVNLGDDVPASQRGAAALAAAQSKIGSPYVWGATGPSSFDCSGLTSWAYQQAGQSLPRTSQAQANAGTRIASQSDLKPGDLVLFYSDLHHIGLYAGNGQVLHAPKPGAAVRYEPMSNMEFAFGVRV; encoded by the coding sequence GTGGCGTCCCACCGTCGACCCAAGCAGCCGAGCCGTACTCGCGTGACCGTGCTCACCGCCACCGCCGCGGCGGCCGTCGCCCTTTCGTCCCAGGCCGCCCAGGCCGACCCCCACCAGTCGAAGAAGGACGTCAAGTCCGAGGTCGACAAGCTCTACAACGAGGCCGAGCAGGCCACGGAGAAGTACGACGGGGTCAAGGAGCAGCAGGACAAGCTCCAGAAGGAGGTCGACGACCTCCAGGACAAGGTGGCCCGCGGCCAGGGTGAGCTCAACCAGATGCGCAAGGGCCTCGGTGCGGTCGCCTCCGGCCAGTACCGCAGCGGCAGCATCGACCCCTCGGTGCAGCTGTTCCTCTCCGGCGACCCGGACACCTACCTCGAAAAGGCCGCCACCCTCGACCAGTTGAGCGGCAAGCAGGCCGAGCAGCTCAAGACCGTCGCGGACAAGCAGCGCCGGCTCGCCCAGGAGCGCGAGGAGGCCGCGGCCAAGATCAAGGACCTCACCGAGACCCGCAAGGCGCTCGGTGACAAGAAGGACGAGATCAAGGGCAAGCTCGGCAAGGCGCAGCAGCTGCTCAACCAGATGACCGCCAAGGAGCGGGCGGCCATGCAGGCCGAGGAGAACCGCGCCAACCGCAGCAACGAGCGGGTCAACCTCGGCGACGACGTGCCGGCCTCGCAGCGCGGTGCGGCCGCCCTGGCCGCCGCCCAGTCCAAGATAGGTTCGCCGTACGTCTGGGGCGCCACCGGGCCGTCGTCCTTCGACTGCTCGGGTCTGACGTCCTGGGCCTACCAGCAGGCCGGCCAGTCGCTGCCGCGCACCTCGCAGGCGCAGGCCAACGCCGGTACCCGGATCGCCTCGCAGAGCGACCTCAAGCCCGGCGATCTGGTGCTCTTCTACAGCGACCTGCACCACATCGGCCTCTATGCGGGCAACGGTCAGGTGCTGCACGCGCCGAAGCCCGGCGCCGCCGTGCGCTACGAGCCCATGAGCAACATGGAGTTCGCGTTCGGCGTGCGGGTCTGA
- a CDS encoding rhomboid family intramembrane serine protease, with protein sequence MTNVLIGLCCAVFVIGPASGLNRIYGTGDALLKAQTAYVERWGVIPLELWSGSARALITPLTALFVHGSWLHLLGNVLFLYVFGGMTEARMGRLPFAAFYLIIGYLALLGYAAAHAASGQTLVGASGSISGVLGAFLFLFPTARVTSVFPFLFFLPLRFPAWIVLLFWFVLQWQAAQDDPRGPGVAYLAHVVGFTLGFLYAWARYGRDSVGATRGDDRATEGESQP encoded by the coding sequence ATGACGAATGTGCTGATCGGCCTGTGCTGTGCGGTCTTCGTGATCGGCCCCGCCTCCGGCCTGAACCGGATATACGGCACCGGCGACGCCCTGCTGAAGGCCCAGACCGCCTATGTCGAGCGGTGGGGGGTGATCCCGCTGGAGCTGTGGAGCGGTTCGGCACGGGCGCTCATCACCCCGCTCACCGCGTTGTTCGTGCACGGCAGCTGGCTGCACCTGCTCGGCAACGTGCTGTTCCTCTACGTCTTCGGCGGAATGACCGAGGCACGCATGGGCAGGCTGCCGTTCGCCGCCTTCTACCTCATCATCGGCTACCTCGCGCTGCTCGGCTACGCGGCCGCCCACGCCGCCTCGGGCCAGACCCTGGTGGGCGCCTCCGGCTCGATCTCCGGCGTACTGGGAGCCTTCCTCTTCCTCTTCCCCACGGCCCGCGTCACCAGCGTCTTCCCGTTCCTCTTCTTCCTCCCGCTGCGCTTCCCCGCCTGGATCGTCCTGCTGTTCTGGTTCGTCCTGCAGTGGCAGGCCGCCCAGGACGACCCCCGCGGCCCCGGCGTCGCCTACCTCGCCCACGTCGTCGGCTTCACCCTCGGCTTCCTCTACGCCTGGGCCCGCTACGGGAGGGATAGTGTGGGGGCCACCAGGGGAGATGACCGGGCGACCGAGGGAGAGAGCCAGCCGTGA
- a CDS encoding GNAT family N-acetyltransferase, which produces MSELKRLCAGCAPAVLAFELANRAYFAASVSDRGDAFFDRFADRYSALLAEQEAGISAFYVLVAEDGAVLGRFNLYDFEDGTAELGYRVAQRVAGRGVATTAVRELCRLAATRHGLRTLRAATSHDNAASQRVLAKAGFTPVGPAAPTDLGGKPGTWHRRDL; this is translated from the coding sequence GTGTCCGAGTTGAAGCGGCTGTGTGCCGGCTGTGCGCCCGCGGTACTGGCCTTCGAGCTGGCGAACCGCGCCTACTTCGCCGCCTCGGTCTCCGACCGCGGTGACGCGTTCTTCGACCGGTTCGCCGACCGGTACAGCGCCTTGCTGGCCGAGCAAGAGGCCGGCATCAGTGCCTTCTACGTGCTCGTCGCCGAGGACGGCGCGGTGCTGGGCCGGTTCAACCTGTACGACTTCGAGGACGGCACCGCTGAACTCGGCTACCGGGTCGCGCAGCGTGTTGCCGGCCGCGGCGTGGCGACCACTGCCGTCCGGGAGCTGTGCCGGCTGGCAGCCACGCGGCACGGGCTGCGCACACTGCGGGCGGCCACCTCCCACGACAATGCCGCGTCCCAGAGGGTCCTCGCCAAGGCCGGTTTCACTCCGGTCGGCCCGGCCGCCCCCACCGACCTCGGCGGCAAGCCCGGCACCTGGCACCGGCGCGACCTGTAG
- a CDS encoding Lrp/AsnC family transcriptional regulator, producing the protein MITSIVLIKTNVDQIPEIAEKIAALEGVSEVYSVTGAHDLIAMVRVAAHDDLADVIPGRISKVPGVASTETHIAFRTYSQHDLEAAFAIGLDA; encoded by the coding sequence GTGATCACGTCGATCGTGCTCATCAAGACCAACGTGGACCAGATCCCGGAGATCGCCGAGAAGATCGCCGCGCTGGAAGGCGTCAGCGAGGTCTACTCGGTCACCGGCGCCCACGACCTGATCGCGATGGTGCGGGTCGCCGCCCACGACGACCTCGCCGACGTCATCCCCGGCCGCATCAGCAAGGTCCCCGGAGTCGCCTCCACCGAGACGCATATCGCGTTCCGCACGTATTCGCAGCATGACCTTGAGGCGGCCTTTGCGATTGGGCTCGACGCGTAG